A section of the Bos indicus isolate NIAB-ARS_2022 breed Sahiwal x Tharparkar chromosome 26, NIAB-ARS_B.indTharparkar_mat_pri_1.0, whole genome shotgun sequence genome encodes:
- the MINPP1 gene encoding multiple inositol polyphosphate phosphatase 1 isoform X4, with the protein MPRGPCSLVRVSATPVAVLAVALVSSLSRCSLLEPENSVVSALSPYFGTKTRYEDANPGLLPDPEVPRRDPELLEETCTPVQLVALIRHGTRYPTTKQIRKLRQLHGLLQARGAEDDRTRAAGRGDLGAALADWPLWYADWMDGQLVEKGRQDMRQLALRLASLFPALFSRENYGRLQLVTSSKHRCVDSGAAFLQGLWQHYHPGLPPPDIADMECGPPRINDKLMRFFDHCEKFLTQVERNATALYHVEAFKTGPEMQNILKKVADILQVPVNNLNADLIQVAFFTCSFDLAIKGVKSPWCDVFDIDDAKVLEYLNDLKQYWKRGYGYSINSRSSCTLFQDIFQHLDKAVKQKQRRSCVPDSETEK; encoded by the exons ATGCCCCGCGGCCCGTGCAGCCTCGTCAGGGTCTCCGCAACGCCCGTCGCGGTCCTGGCTGTGGCGCTGGTCTCGTCGCTCTCTCGCTGCTCCCTCCTGGAGCCGGAGAACAGTGTGGTTTCCGCGCTCAGCCCCTACTTTGGCACCAAGACTCGCTACGAGGATGCCAACCCCGGGCTGCTGCCGGACCCCGAAGTGCCGCGGCGGGACCCGGAGTTGTTAGAGGAGACCTGCACCCCGGTGCAACTGGTCGCCCTCATCCGCCATGGCACCCGCTACCCGACGACCAAACAGATCCGCAAGCTGCGGCAGCTGCACGGGCTGCTGCAGGCCCGCGGGGCCGAGGATGACCGGACTCGCGCTGCCGGCCGCGGCGACCTGGGCGCCGCGCTGGCCGACTGGCCGCTGTGGTACGCTGACTGGATGGACGGGCAGCTGGTGGAGAAGGGGCGGCAGGACATGCGACAGCTGGCCCTGCGCCTGGCCTCCCTTTTCCCTGCCCTCTTCAGCCGAGAGAACTACGGCCGCCTGCAGCTAGTCACCAGCTCCAAGCACCGCTGCGTGGACAGCGGCGCCGCCTTCCTGCAAGGGCTCTGGCAGCACTACCACCCGGGGTTACCGCCACCCGACATCGCAG ataTGGAGTGTGGACCTCCAAGAATTAATGATAAATTAATGAGGTTCTTTGATCATTGTGAGAAGTTTTTAACTCAAGTGGAAAGGAATGCTACTGCTCTTTATCATGTAGAAGCCTTCAAAACTGGACCAGAAATgcagaacatattaaaaaaagttGCAGATATTTTGCAAGTGCCAGTCAACAACTTAAATGCAG atTTAATTCAGGTAGCTTTTTTCACCTGTTCCTTTGACCTGGCAATTAAAGGTGTTAAATCTCCTTGGTGTGATGTTTTTGACATAGATGATGCAAAG gttttagaatatttaaatgaTCTGAAACAATATTGGAAAAGAGGATATGGGTATTCTATTAACAGTCGATCCAGCTGCACCCTGTTTCAGGATATCTTTCAGCACTTGGACAAAGCAGTTAAACAGAAACAAcg
- the MINPP1 gene encoding multiple inositol polyphosphate phosphatase 1 isoform X2 produces MPRGPCSLVRVSATPVAVLAVALVSSLSRCSLLEPENSVVSALSPYFGTKTRYEDANPGLLPDPEVPRRDPELLEETCTPVQLVALIRHGTRYPTTKQIRKLRQLHGLLQARGAEDDRTRAAGRGDLGAALADWPLWYADWMDGQLVEKGRQDMRQLALRLASLFPALFSRENYGRLQLVTSSKHRCVDSGAAFLQGLWQHYHPGLPPPDIADMECGPPRINDKLMRFFDHCEKFLTQVERNATALYHVEAFKTGPEMQNILKKVADILQVPVNNLNADLIQVAFFTCSFDLAIKGVKSPWCDVFDIDDAKVLEYLNDLKQYWKRGYGYSINSRSSCTLFQDIFQHLDKAVKQKQRLADMDNLEAWWTNTNPNHCNTGLTEK; encoded by the exons ATGCCCCGCGGCCCGTGCAGCCTCGTCAGGGTCTCCGCAACGCCCGTCGCGGTCCTGGCTGTGGCGCTGGTCTCGTCGCTCTCTCGCTGCTCCCTCCTGGAGCCGGAGAACAGTGTGGTTTCCGCGCTCAGCCCCTACTTTGGCACCAAGACTCGCTACGAGGATGCCAACCCCGGGCTGCTGCCGGACCCCGAAGTGCCGCGGCGGGACCCGGAGTTGTTAGAGGAGACCTGCACCCCGGTGCAACTGGTCGCCCTCATCCGCCATGGCACCCGCTACCCGACGACCAAACAGATCCGCAAGCTGCGGCAGCTGCACGGGCTGCTGCAGGCCCGCGGGGCCGAGGATGACCGGACTCGCGCTGCCGGCCGCGGCGACCTGGGCGCCGCGCTGGCCGACTGGCCGCTGTGGTACGCTGACTGGATGGACGGGCAGCTGGTGGAGAAGGGGCGGCAGGACATGCGACAGCTGGCCCTGCGCCTGGCCTCCCTTTTCCCTGCCCTCTTCAGCCGAGAGAACTACGGCCGCCTGCAGCTAGTCACCAGCTCCAAGCACCGCTGCGTGGACAGCGGCGCCGCCTTCCTGCAAGGGCTCTGGCAGCACTACCACCCGGGGTTACCGCCACCCGACATCGCAG ataTGGAGTGTGGACCTCCAAGAATTAATGATAAATTAATGAGGTTCTTTGATCATTGTGAGAAGTTTTTAACTCAAGTGGAAAGGAATGCTACTGCTCTTTATCATGTAGAAGCCTTCAAAACTGGACCAGAAATgcagaacatattaaaaaaagttGCAGATATTTTGCAAGTGCCAGTCAACAACTTAAATGCAG atTTAATTCAGGTAGCTTTTTTCACCTGTTCCTTTGACCTGGCAATTAAAGGTGTTAAATCTCCTTGGTGTGATGTTTTTGACATAGATGATGCAAAG gttttagaatatttaaatgaTCTGAAACAATATTGGAAAAGAGGATATGGGTATTCTATTAACAGTCGATCCAGCTGCACCCTGTTTCAGGATATCTTTCAGCACTTGGACAAAGCAGTTAAACAGAAACAAcg
- the MINPP1 gene encoding multiple inositol polyphosphate phosphatase 1 isoform X3 has translation MPRGPCSLVRVSATPVAVLAVALVSSLSRCSLLEPENSVVSALSPYFGTKTRYEDANPGLLPDPEVPRRDPELLEETCTPVQLVALIRHGTRYPTTKQIRKLRQLHGLLQARGAEDDRTRAAGRGDLGAALADWPLWYADWMDGQLVEKGRQDMRQLALRLASLFPALFSRENYGRLQLVTSSKHRCVDSGAAFLQGLWQHYHPGLPPPDIADMECGPPRINDKLMRFFDHCEKFLTQVERNATALYHVEAFKTGPEMQNILKKVADILQVPVNNLNADLIQVAFFTCSFDLAIKGVKSPWCDVFDIDDAKVLEYLNDLKQYWKRGYGYSINSRSSCTLFQDIFQHLDKAVKQKQRRILYHRDTGKPKI, from the exons ATGCCCCGCGGCCCGTGCAGCCTCGTCAGGGTCTCCGCAACGCCCGTCGCGGTCCTGGCTGTGGCGCTGGTCTCGTCGCTCTCTCGCTGCTCCCTCCTGGAGCCGGAGAACAGTGTGGTTTCCGCGCTCAGCCCCTACTTTGGCACCAAGACTCGCTACGAGGATGCCAACCCCGGGCTGCTGCCGGACCCCGAAGTGCCGCGGCGGGACCCGGAGTTGTTAGAGGAGACCTGCACCCCGGTGCAACTGGTCGCCCTCATCCGCCATGGCACCCGCTACCCGACGACCAAACAGATCCGCAAGCTGCGGCAGCTGCACGGGCTGCTGCAGGCCCGCGGGGCCGAGGATGACCGGACTCGCGCTGCCGGCCGCGGCGACCTGGGCGCCGCGCTGGCCGACTGGCCGCTGTGGTACGCTGACTGGATGGACGGGCAGCTGGTGGAGAAGGGGCGGCAGGACATGCGACAGCTGGCCCTGCGCCTGGCCTCCCTTTTCCCTGCCCTCTTCAGCCGAGAGAACTACGGCCGCCTGCAGCTAGTCACCAGCTCCAAGCACCGCTGCGTGGACAGCGGCGCCGCCTTCCTGCAAGGGCTCTGGCAGCACTACCACCCGGGGTTACCGCCACCCGACATCGCAG ataTGGAGTGTGGACCTCCAAGAATTAATGATAAATTAATGAGGTTCTTTGATCATTGTGAGAAGTTTTTAACTCAAGTGGAAAGGAATGCTACTGCTCTTTATCATGTAGAAGCCTTCAAAACTGGACCAGAAATgcagaacatattaaaaaaagttGCAGATATTTTGCAAGTGCCAGTCAACAACTTAAATGCAG atTTAATTCAGGTAGCTTTTTTCACCTGTTCCTTTGACCTGGCAATTAAAGGTGTTAAATCTCCTTGGTGTGATGTTTTTGACATAGATGATGCAAAG gttttagaatatttaaatgaTCTGAAACAATATTGGAAAAGAGGATATGGGTATTCTATTAACAGTCGATCCAGCTGCACCCTGTTTCAGGATATCTTTCAGCACTTGGACAAAGCAGTTAAACAGAAACAAcg